Proteins co-encoded in one Flavivirga eckloniae genomic window:
- a CDS encoding VOC family protein, with product MKRIVLSASVMLAFILMACSNKNKSKPEVQKVDSSQEQIINNMKSFISLFEIPATDVSRAVSFYQAILDIKIEKMEMPGMEMGIFPYEGQTVTGVIMKEEGLKPSTDGVTIYLNGGDNLQHILDKVEKNGGKVVVPKTAHADESGFFALFLDTEGNKLGLNSPN from the coding sequence ATGAAAAGAATTGTACTAAGTGCTTCTGTAATGCTTGCCTTTATCCTTATGGCTTGTAGTAATAAAAATAAATCTAAACCAGAAGTACAAAAAGTAGATTCTAGCCAAGAGCAAATAATTAATAATATGAAAAGTTTTATTTCCCTTTTTGAAATTCCAGCAACAGATGTTTCACGAGCAGTTAGTTTTTATCAAGCAATTTTGGACATTAAAATTGAGAAAATGGAAATGCCAGGGATGGAAATGGGCATATTTCCATACGAAGGACAAACGGTTACAGGAGTTATAATGAAAGAAGAAGGGCTCAAACCTTCGACAGATGGAGTAACCATTTATTTAAATGGTGGAGATAACCTTCAGCATATTCTTGATAAGGTCGAAAAAAATGGAGGAAAAGTCGTTGTCCCAAAAACTGCTCACGCAGACGAAAGTGGCTTTTTTGCTTTGTTTTTAGATACGGAAGGAAATAAACTCGGTTTAAATTCCCCAAATTAA
- a CDS encoding helix-turn-helix domain-containing protein, with product MILERHTFEYKDKIIIEKIKMATPFRYEAIFENSGCFIYFKDRAPKLMSAEQNVQVNSQEAVLLKCGNHFLDLLKKTDDEEVEAIIVHLYPEVLKKLYSKELPKIIVEETCNVQSEVVVSKEVISRFIESLEFYFQNPLLINDDLLELKIKELILLLIQSKNVCSIQELISDLYSTRSVQIKNIIELHRYSNLSLDELAKLCNLSLSSFKREFKKIFNDTPNNYITDQKLKRAKELLRITEMPVSEIAFGVGFNDPLYFTRIFKKKIGDSPSEYRQLNTA from the coding sequence ATGATTCTTGAACGACATACATTTGAATACAAGGACAAAATCATTATCGAAAAGATAAAAATGGCGACACCTTTTAGATATGAAGCTATTTTCGAAAACAGTGGTTGCTTCATATACTTTAAAGACAGAGCGCCCAAGTTAATGTCTGCAGAACAAAATGTTCAGGTTAACAGTCAAGAAGCGGTATTATTGAAATGTGGCAATCATTTTTTAGATCTATTAAAAAAGACCGATGATGAGGAAGTTGAGGCAATAATTGTTCATTTATATCCAGAGGTACTAAAAAAACTATATTCAAAAGAGCTGCCTAAAATAATAGTAGAAGAAACCTGTAATGTACAAAGTGAGGTAGTTGTATCCAAAGAGGTTATTTCAAGATTTATCGAATCTCTGGAGTTTTATTTTCAAAATCCACTTTTGATAAATGACGATTTACTTGAATTAAAGATAAAAGAGCTCATTCTATTATTAATACAATCAAAAAACGTATGCTCCATACAAGAGTTAATATCAGATTTATATTCAACTCGTAGCGTTCAAATAAAAAATATAATCGAGTTACACCGGTATTCAAATTTAAGTCTAGATGAGTTAGCGAAGTTGTGCAACCTAAGTTTATCCTCCTTTAAACGAGAGTTTAAAAAGATCTTTAATGACACCCCTAATAATTATATCACTGACCAAAAATTAAAAAGAGCAAAAGAACTTCTAAGAATCACAGAAATGCCTGTTAGTGAAATTGCTTTCGGCGTGGGGTTTAACGACCCGCTTTATTTTACACGAATTTTCAAAAAGAAAATCGGTGATTCTCCAAGCGAATATCGCCAACTCAACACAGCTTGA
- a CDS encoding NAD(P)H-dependent oxidoreductase codes for MEKTLVIVTHPKLESSKINKRWIQELKKYPNNVIVHDLHATYPSLEIDVQKEQQLLESVDKVILQFPFYWFNCPPFLKKWIDDVLAHGWAYGKNSGYKLAGKKIALAVTAGIKEEDYKASGRYDYTLEELTRPFETTFKYVKSDYKSLYAFYGEEHNPTTEDIETSSKNYIDFIEHL; via the coding sequence ATGGAAAAAACATTGGTGATAGTAACTCATCCTAAACTAGAGAGTTCTAAAATTAACAAACGCTGGATTCAAGAACTTAAAAAATATCCAAATAACGTCATTGTTCACGATTTACATGCAACCTATCCGAGTCTGGAAATAGACGTTCAAAAGGAACAACAATTATTAGAATCGGTAGATAAAGTCATACTTCAGTTCCCATTTTATTGGTTTAATTGTCCGCCTTTCTTAAAGAAATGGATAGACGATGTGTTAGCTCACGGATGGGCTTACGGTAAAAATAGTGGGTACAAACTTGCAGGTAAAAAAATTGCATTAGCTGTTACTGCTGGTATTAAAGAGGAAGATTATAAAGCATCTGGTAGGTACGACTATACACTTGAAGAGCTTACCAGACCTTTTGAAACCACCTTTAAGTATGTTAAATCAGACTACAAATCACTTTATGCTTTTTATGGAGAAGAGCATAATCCAACCA